The Aminithiophilus ramosus genome contains a region encoding:
- a CDS encoding lactate racemase domain-containing protein translates to MKKTFEIPWGRSTLPWQTSLSLVHPSADPDKSPARSPSAALDEPLGSPPLEELAEGARRVAVVLPDATRAWQEIPLMVEAVAKRLRRARCGKIEWILGLGQHRPSTEEEMAHIVGPFAGPDDAVFCHDASATDDLGRRTSRGTVLSVQPEVADADLVVFVGGICYHDLAGFSGGRKALLPGVSARTSIQANHRLGMTDRGFNPCVASGVLEGNPVHEDMAEYLDLFLQGRRAFLLNVVPDGKGRPYDYVAGDPVRAWRKGVERAVELQTLWTERECDAAVVSSGGYPYDIDLYQATKALASVYGALCPRGGIVLVADLEEGMGTDVFDRTMRLALVDFEGAMEALRHDFTIPAYIAVKIAWELSTRPAALVTSAGDRVAFPGLVTDDMEAALAHATRGVAPGATLFVPSGNTVLVRKRQAPQQSR, encoded by the coding sequence ATGAAGAAGACCTTCGAAATCCCCTGGGGAAGATCGACCCTGCCGTGGCAGACGTCTCTTTCCCTCGTCCACCCTTCGGCCGATCCCGACAAGTCTCCGGCCCGATCTCCCTCGGCGGCTCTCGACGAGCCGCTGGGCTCCCCTCCTTTGGAAGAGCTCGCCGAGGGGGCTCGGAGGGTCGCCGTCGTCCTGCCCGACGCGACAAGGGCCTGGCAGGAGATCCCCCTCATGGTCGAAGCCGTCGCGAAGCGGCTCCGAAGGGCCCGATGCGGCAAGATCGAGTGGATCCTGGGACTGGGCCAGCACCGCCCCTCGACGGAGGAGGAAATGGCCCATATCGTGGGGCCTTTCGCCGGGCCCGATGACGCCGTCTTCTGTCACGACGCGTCGGCGACGGACGATCTGGGCAGGCGGACCTCGCGGGGAACGGTCCTCTCCGTCCAGCCCGAGGTGGCCGACGCCGATCTCGTCGTCTTCGTCGGCGGCATCTGCTACCACGATCTGGCCGGCTTTTCCGGGGGACGCAAGGCCCTCCTGCCCGGAGTCAGCGCCAGGACGAGCATCCAGGCCAACCACCGTCTGGGGATGACCGACAGGGGGTTCAACCCCTGCGTCGCCTCGGGCGTCCTCGAGGGCAATCCCGTCCACGAGGACATGGCCGAATATCTCGATCTCTTTCTCCAGGGAAGGAGGGCCTTTCTCCTCAACGTCGTCCCCGACGGGAAGGGCAGGCCCTACGACTACGTGGCCGGCGACCCCGTCCGGGCCTGGCGGAAGGGCGTGGAACGGGCCGTCGAGCTCCAGACCCTCTGGACGGAGAGGGAGTGCGATGCCGCCGTCGTCTCCTCCGGCGGCTACCCCTACGACATCGATCTCTACCAGGCCACGAAGGCCCTGGCCTCCGTCTACGGAGCCCTCTGTCCCCGGGGAGGGATCGTCCTCGTCGCCGACCTCGAAGAGGGAATGGGGACGGACGTCTTCGACAGGACGATGCGGCTGGCCCTCGTCGATTTCGAGGGGGCCATGGAGGCCCTTCGGCACGATTTCACCATACCGGCCTACATCGCCGTCAAGATCGCCTGGGAGCTCTCGACCCGTCCCGCCGCCCTGGTCACCTCGGCGGGAGACCGCGTCGCCTTTCCGGGCCTCGTCACGGACGACATGGAGGCGGCCCTGGCCCACGCGACGAGAGGGGTCGCGCCGGGCGCGACCCTCTTCGTCCCCTCGGGGAACACCGTCCTCGTCCGGAAGAGGCAGGCCCCGCAGCAGTCCAGATAG
- the kamA gene encoding lysine 2,3-aminomutase, with amino-acid sequence MIDFRAIPLWKDVTDTQWNDWHWQVANRITTVDALRQVIDIDDDEADQIERSLSHLRMAITPYYASLMDREDRTCPIRRQAVPTLHEIERGKADLHDPLHEDIDSPVPGLTHRYPDRGLLLITDQCSMYCRHCTRRRKAGETDRAYGQAQIQKGIDYIRETPSFRDVLLSGGDPLTVDEDFLEWVIAELKAIPHVDFVRLGSRTPVVCPQRITDSLCAMLRKYHPIWLNTHFNHPKEITEESSRACARLADAGIPLGNQSVLLRGINDCPYLIRELNQQLLKIRVNPYYIYQCDLSEGIEHFRTSIGKGIEIIEYLRGHTTGMAQPLFIVDAPGGGGKIPVGPNYVVSRSDRKVILRNYEGVLTVYTEPDDDRSHPEELYRWEEYTRRQRSLSREGLIKLFEGDAISLEPADLDRRRRGAKSGRAL; translated from the coding sequence ATGATCGATTTTCGCGCCATCCCCCTCTGGAAGGATGTCACCGACACCCAGTGGAACGACTGGCACTGGCAGGTGGCCAACAGAATCACCACCGTCGACGCCCTCCGTCAGGTCATCGATATCGACGACGACGAGGCCGATCAGATCGAGAGAAGTCTGTCCCATCTCCGCATGGCCATCACGCCCTACTACGCCTCTCTCATGGACCGGGAGGATCGGACCTGCCCCATCCGGAGACAGGCCGTGCCGACCCTCCACGAGATCGAACGGGGCAAGGCCGATCTCCACGATCCCCTTCACGAAGACATCGACTCCCCCGTTCCCGGCCTGACGCACCGCTACCCCGACCGAGGGCTGCTCCTCATCACCGACCAGTGCAGCATGTACTGCCGCCACTGCACGCGGCGACGCAAGGCCGGAGAGACCGATCGGGCCTACGGCCAGGCCCAGATTCAGAAGGGAATCGACTACATCCGCGAGACGCCTTCCTTCCGCGACGTCCTCCTCTCCGGCGGCGACCCCCTGACGGTGGACGAGGACTTCCTCGAGTGGGTCATCGCCGAGCTGAAGGCCATTCCTCACGTCGATTTCGTCCGCCTCGGATCGAGGACACCCGTCGTCTGCCCTCAACGGATCACCGACAGTCTCTGCGCCATGTTGCGCAAATACCACCCCATCTGGCTCAACACCCATTTCAACCATCCCAAGGAGATCACGGAGGAATCGTCGCGGGCCTGCGCCCGTCTGGCCGACGCGGGAATCCCTCTCGGGAACCAGTCCGTCCTTCTCCGAGGCATCAACGATTGCCCCTATCTGATCCGGGAACTCAACCAACAGCTCCTCAAGATCCGCGTCAACCCCTACTACATCTACCAGTGCGATCTTTCCGAGGGGATCGAGCACTTCCGGACGAGCATCGGCAAGGGGATCGAGATCATCGAGTATCTCCGGGGCCACACGACGGGAATGGCCCAGCCCCTTTTCATCGTCGACGCCCCGGGCGGCGGCGGCAAGATCCCCGTCGGCCCCAATTACGTGGTGAGCCGATCGGACCGCAAGGTCATCCTCCGCAACTACGAGGGCGTCCTGACGGTCTACACCGAGCCGGACGATGACAGAAGCCACCCGGAAGAGCTCTATCGCTGGGAGGAGTACACGAGGCGCCAGCGTTCTCTCTCCCGCGAGGGGTTGATCAAGCTCTTCGAGGGCGACGCGATCTCCCTGGAACCGGCCGACCTGGACCGCCGCAGACGGGGGGCAAAAAGCGGGAGAGCCCTGTGA
- a CDS encoding ACT domain-containing protein codes for MDEQGTRAVITVVGQDRVGIIAGITAVLAERGVNILDISQTIVSGFFSMITVADISGCAVGFSELKETLRSRGLELGVQVTIQHEDVFRYMHRI; via the coding sequence ATGGACGAACAGGGAACCAGGGCCGTCATCACCGTCGTGGGTCAGGACCGGGTCGGGATCATCGCCGGAATCACGGCCGTTCTGGCCGAGAGGGGCGTCAACATCCTCGACATCAGCCAGACCATCGTCAGCGGTTTTTTCAGCATGATCACCGTGGCCGACATCTCGGGCTGCGCCGTCGGCTTCTCCGAGCTGAAAGAGACGCTCCGGTCCAGAGGGCTTGAGCTGGGCGTCCAGGTGACAATCCAGCACGAGGACGTCTTTCGCTACATGCACCGCATTTAA
- a CDS encoding GntR family transcriptional regulator: MTTVPYETSAQIVYRQILESILTGELAPGDRLAESALADRWGVSRTPVREALRRMAQEGFVLFVPGLGARLADPDPDEVVDAFDIRTRLECLALEMALPRLTGGDLWRLDECLEGDRDATAFPGPDVRFHLELVRCSGSSTLTGILRGLLPRIYVFRTFYVDSRSAWSEIVGEHGELVEALRRGEGERACLLLRRHLEFSLDETREGLQRRGRRPLLDRSKPRSPAP; encoded by the coding sequence ATGACGACGGTTCCCTACGAGACATCGGCTCAGATCGTCTACCGTCAGATCCTCGAAAGCATCCTGACCGGCGAGCTGGCCCCCGGCGACCGCCTGGCCGAATCGGCCCTGGCCGACCGATGGGGGGTGAGCCGAACGCCCGTCCGGGAGGCCCTCCGCCGGATGGCCCAGGAAGGCTTCGTCCTTTTCGTGCCCGGCCTGGGAGCGCGCCTTGCCGATCCCGACCCCGACGAGGTCGTCGACGCCTTCGACATCAGGACGCGCCTGGAGTGTCTGGCCCTGGAGATGGCCCTTCCCCGTCTCACCGGCGGCGATCTCTGGCGCCTCGACGAGTGCCTCGAAGGCGACCGCGACGCGACGGCCTTCCCCGGACCGGACGTCCGGTTCCACCTGGAGCTTGTCCGCTGCAGCGGGAGCTCCACTCTCACGGGGATCCTCCGGGGGCTTCTGCCCCGCATCTACGTCTTCCGCACCTTCTACGTCGACAGCCGCTCGGCCTGGTCCGAGATCGTCGGCGAACACGGAGAGCTCGTCGAGGCCCTTCGGAGGGGAGAGGGAGAGAGGGCCTGCCTCCTCCTGCGCCGCCACCTCGAGTTCAGCCTCGACGAGACGCGCGAGGGGCTGCAGCGGAGAGGCCGCCGCCCGCTCCTGGATCGCTCGAAACCTCGAAGTCCGGCGCCCTGA
- a CDS encoding YjiH family protein, producing the protein MDKKSSTFSRADVNRFLIPSLLGAVAFLLPIPVKGTLNTPLGLAIDWGKAVLKGQLPFMAMVLVCIGAAVTVWASLARPKAITERPFLRDLFIVTPFWNLSRLAGALLYIVIYYKMGPEVIWNMDNGGTPAMILAPALLIVFIVLAGAVPLLTDFGLMEYVGTMARPVMKPLFTLPGRAAVDCLASWVGSSSVGVVITTKVHDEGYYSDREAAIISTTFSVISVAYIYVMADFVGLPHKYFQILLSVYAVTFLLALVMPRLWPLKTIPDTYSGRAGRQAQEDLPEGYSLSEWALKTAVEKARREGLSTVLATCVKTFVSLVVSTMPLVVSWGTVVLLVANNTPLFQWISAPFAWMLALVHIPEAAQVAPAFVLSYADQFLAAVVGSAREAEAAKFMCAGISATGLIYMTEVGVLILNSSIPLGIGKLTFIYFVRAILSVFLLAPFALWLC; encoded by the coding sequence ATGGACAAAAAGAGCTCCACCTTCAGCCGCGCCGACGTGAACCGTTTCCTCATTCCCTCTCTCCTGGGAGCCGTCGCCTTTCTCCTGCCCATCCCCGTGAAGGGGACGCTCAACACGCCCCTGGGGCTCGCCATCGACTGGGGCAAGGCCGTTCTGAAGGGTCAGCTTCCCTTCATGGCCATGGTCCTCGTCTGCATCGGGGCGGCCGTCACGGTCTGGGCGAGCCTGGCCCGGCCCAAGGCGATCACGGAGAGGCCCTTTCTCCGCGATCTTTTCATCGTCACCCCCTTCTGGAACCTCTCCCGCCTGGCCGGCGCCCTTCTCTACATCGTGATCTACTACAAGATGGGCCCCGAGGTCATCTGGAACATGGACAACGGCGGGACGCCGGCCATGATCCTGGCTCCGGCCCTGCTCATCGTCTTCATCGTCCTCGCCGGAGCCGTGCCCCTTCTGACCGATTTCGGCCTCATGGAATACGTCGGCACCATGGCCCGCCCCGTCATGAAACCCCTCTTCACCCTGCCCGGAAGGGCCGCCGTCGACTGCCTGGCCTCCTGGGTGGGGTCGAGCTCCGTCGGCGTCGTCATCACCACCAAGGTCCACGACGAGGGCTACTACTCGGACCGGGAGGCAGCCATCATCTCGACGACCTTCTCCGTCATCAGCGTGGCCTACATCTACGTCATGGCCGATTTCGTCGGCCTTCCCCACAAGTACTTCCAGATCCTCCTTTCCGTCTACGCCGTCACCTTCCTCCTGGCCCTCGTCATGCCCCGGCTCTGGCCGCTGAAGACCATCCCCGACACCTATTCGGGACGGGCCGGCCGACAGGCCCAGGAAGACCTTCCCGAGGGATACAGCCTCTCCGAGTGGGCCCTCAAGACGGCCGTCGAGAAGGCCCGCAGGGAGGGGCTGAGCACGGTCCTCGCGACGTGCGTCAAGACCTTCGTCTCCCTCGTCGTGAGCACCATGCCTCTCGTCGTCTCCTGGGGAACGGTGGTCCTCCTCGTCGCCAACAACACGCCCCTCTTCCAGTGGATCTCGGCTCCCTTCGCCTGGATGCTGGCTTTGGTCCACATTCCCGAGGCGGCCCAGGTCGCCCCGGCCTTCGTCCTCTCCTACGCCGACCAGTTCCTCGCCGCCGTCGTCGGATCGGCGCGGGAGGCCGAGGCGGCCAAGTTCATGTGCGCCGGCATTTCGGCGACGGGCCTGATCTACATGACCGAGGTGGGCGTCCTGATCCTCAACTCCTCCATCCCCCTCGGCATCGGCAAACTGACTTTCATCTACTTCGTCCGGGCCATCCTCTCCGTCTTCCTTCTGGCCCCCTTCGCCCTCTGGCTCTGCTGA
- a CDS encoding M20/M25/M40 family metallo-hydrolase, whose translation MLSNERKNLYPLLLDLVAVPSVSATEGEKAAARLVFDRLAELPYFAGHREDLRLLPVEGDALGRSNVWALVRAEPPTARTVLLMGHMDVVDVDAYGPLRDRAFDAEGLTRALAGRELAPSVRADLDSGDYLFGRGTMDMKCGLALEMGLLAEAAADRGRFPVNVAFLAVFDEENGSAGMRGAIAHLARLQEEGLDFVAAVDTEPSDLGGGERPSRNLFLGTVGKIMPFFLCAGKAAHVGTCYDGISADLIASCLNLELEGNVDLADGARGERFTPPVCLMERDLRRTYSVTVSERALAYYNVLTVTRTPREVLDLMVASARRALSTALDRHSASARAFFALRGETWPAPDWSPDVLTVADLIGKLGFDAARSILEERLASLPSGGDEREASIALAEALLDASGLPGPLVVVGFLPCYYPHRGNGRSTAKERRLLSAARKVRERARKEFGEEIRLVEYFSGICDLSYFGFDGDAAALEALAANTPGWGRVYDLPLAALASLDMPIVNFGPSGKDAHKTTERLELSFSLERAPRLLETLLDGLGSATIDE comes from the coding sequence ATGCTCTCGAACGAAAGAAAAAATCTCTACCCTCTGCTCCTCGACCTCGTCGCCGTCCCCAGCGTCTCCGCGACGGAGGGCGAAAAGGCGGCGGCCCGCCTCGTCTTCGACCGCCTCGCCGAGCTGCCCTATTTCGCAGGCCATCGAGAGGATCTCCGCCTTCTTCCCGTCGAGGGCGACGCCCTGGGCCGATCCAACGTCTGGGCCCTGGTTCGGGCCGAGCCGCCGACGGCGCGCACGGTCCTCCTCATGGGCCACATGGATGTCGTCGACGTCGACGCCTACGGTCCCCTGAGGGATCGGGCCTTCGACGCCGAAGGGCTCACGCGGGCCCTGGCCGGCCGGGAGCTGGCTCCTTCCGTGCGGGCCGATCTCGACTCGGGCGACTACCTCTTCGGCCGGGGGACGATGGACATGAAGTGCGGCCTGGCCCTCGAAATGGGCCTTCTGGCCGAGGCCGCCGCCGACAGGGGGCGTTTTCCCGTCAACGTCGCCTTCCTGGCCGTCTTCGACGAGGAGAACGGCTCGGCGGGCATGAGGGGGGCCATCGCCCACCTGGCCCGTCTCCAGGAGGAGGGCCTCGATTTCGTCGCCGCCGTCGACACGGAGCCCTCGGACCTGGGCGGGGGCGAGAGGCCCAGCCGCAACCTCTTCCTGGGCACGGTGGGCAAGATCATGCCCTTCTTCCTCTGCGCCGGGAAGGCCGCCCACGTCGGCACCTGCTACGACGGGATCAGCGCCGACCTCATCGCCTCCTGCCTCAATCTGGAGCTGGAGGGCAACGTCGACCTGGCCGACGGGGCCCGAGGCGAGCGTTTCACCCCTCCCGTCTGCCTCATGGAGCGCGATCTCCGCAGGACCTATTCGGTGACCGTCTCCGAGCGGGCCCTGGCCTATTACAACGTCCTCACCGTGACCCGGACGCCCCGGGAAGTGCTGGACCTCATGGTCGCCTCGGCCCGCCGCGCCCTCTCTACGGCCCTGGACCGTCACTCGGCCTCGGCCCGGGCCTTCTTCGCCCTCCGGGGGGAGACCTGGCCGGCTCCCGACTGGAGCCCCGACGTTCTCACCGTGGCCGATCTGATCGGGAAGCTCGGCTTCGACGCCGCCCGATCGATCCTGGAAGAGCGGCTCGCCTCGCTGCCCTCGGGCGGAGACGAGAGGGAGGCGTCGATCGCCCTGGCCGAAGCCCTTCTCGATGCCTCGGGGCTTCCGGGCCCCCTCGTCGTCGTCGGCTTCCTTCCCTGCTACTACCCTCATCGGGGCAACGGAAGATCGACGGCGAAGGAACGCCGTCTCCTCTCGGCCGCCCGGAAGGTTCGGGAGCGGGCCCGGAAGGAATTCGGAGAAGAGATCCGCCTCGTCGAGTACTTTTCGGGCATCTGCGACCTGAGCTATTTCGGTTTCGACGGCGACGCGGCCGCCCTGGAGGCCCTCGCCGCCAACACGCCCGGCTGGGGACGGGTCTACGACCTTCCCCTGGCGGCCCTGGCCTCCCTGGACATGCCCATCGTCAATTTCGGCCCCTCGGGCAAAGACGCCCACAAGACGACGGAACGCCTCGAGCTCTCCTTCTCTCTGGAGCGGGCGCCTCGGCTCCTCGAGACGCTTCTGGACGGGCTCGGATCTGCGACAATCGACGAATGA
- a CDS encoding pyridoxal-phosphate-dependent aminotransferase family protein, giving the protein MTVKGYPIPLVPGPVSVPEAIRAAYGIDFGSSDMEGDFFDLYGDVEGKLQDLLDTKNDVVIQSGEGMLALWGALKSALAPRSRVLAVAAGVFGYGFAEMARSLGHDVAIVGFEYDEIPDVERVVERIEAYRPDLVTAVHCETPSGTLARLDGIGHAAREAGALFCVDFVSSGGGVPLSVDGEAIDLGLLGSQKVLSLPPDLAVTTVSDRAWEAIGRVGYVGYDALAPWKEVPACRLLPYTHNWQALEALRLSLEALAAEGKEAVFERHRSVAARCREGLRALGVELHPREEAFCSPTVTAARVPQGWSWSDLDGALREEGLVCGGSYGPLEGKVFRLGHMGSQARPELVDKALEVLGKRLRRL; this is encoded by the coding sequence ATGACCGTGAAAGGCTACCCGATTCCCCTCGTCCCCGGCCCCGTCTCCGTACCCGAGGCGATCCGCGCCGCCTACGGAATCGATTTCGGCAGCTCCGACATGGAAGGCGATTTCTTCGATCTCTACGGCGACGTCGAAGGGAAGCTCCAGGATCTGCTCGACACGAAAAACGACGTCGTCATCCAGTCCGGCGAAGGGATGCTGGCCCTCTGGGGCGCCCTGAAAAGCGCCCTGGCGCCGAGAAGCCGCGTCCTGGCCGTCGCCGCCGGCGTCTTCGGCTACGGATTCGCCGAAATGGCCCGAAGCCTGGGACACGACGTGGCGATCGTCGGCTTCGAGTACGACGAGATCCCCGACGTGGAACGCGTCGTCGAACGGATCGAGGCCTACCGTCCCGATCTGGTGACGGCCGTCCACTGCGAGACGCCCAGCGGAACCCTGGCCCGCCTCGACGGGATCGGGCACGCCGCCCGCGAGGCGGGAGCCCTCTTCTGCGTCGATTTCGTCTCCAGCGGAGGCGGAGTCCCCCTCTCCGTCGACGGCGAGGCCATCGACCTGGGGCTGCTGGGAAGCCAGAAGGTCCTGAGCCTGCCGCCCGATCTGGCCGTGACGACGGTGAGCGATCGGGCCTGGGAGGCCATCGGGAGGGTGGGCTACGTCGGCTACGACGCCCTGGCCCCCTGGAAGGAGGTCCCCGCCTGCCGTCTGCTCCCCTACACCCACAACTGGCAGGCGCTGGAGGCCCTCCGCCTCTCGCTGGAGGCCCTCGCGGCCGAGGGGAAGGAAGCCGTCTTCGAGCGCCACCGCTCCGTCGCCGCCCGCTGCCGGGAGGGCCTCCGGGCCCTGGGCGTCGAGCTCCATCCCCGTGAGGAGGCTTTCTGCTCGCCGACGGTGACGGCCGCCAGGGTGCCCCAGGGCTGGAGCTGGAGCGACCTCGACGGGGCCCTCAGAGAAGAGGGGCTCGTCTGCGGAGGCAGCTACGGCCCCCTGGAGGGAAAGGTCTTCCGCCTGGGCCATATGGGGAGCCAGGCACGGCCGGAGCTCGTCGACAAAGCCCTCGAGGTCCTGGGAAAACGGCTTCGTCGCCTCTGA
- a CDS encoding PFL family protein: MSIQFQPSEILETIRMVADEKFDIRTITLGISLLDCAHEEMGPLCERVYEKVVRSAENLVATGEALEEAYGIPIVNKRISVTPMALVTAPCRGGNPAEAARALDRAAAAVGVNFIGGFSALVQKGMTDSDRRLIESIPEALATTERVCSSVNVGSTKAGINMDAVALMGRIIKETAHRTADRDGLGCAKLVVFCNAPEDNPFMAGAFHGTGEPERVINVGISGPGVILNTVRRNPEIRLGLLADQIKRTTFKITRMGELVGREAARRLHVPFGIVDLSLAPTPAWGDSVAEILEAMGLDRCGTHGTTAALALLNDAVKKGGAMATSYVGGLTGAFIPVSEDAGMIRAVEEGTLCLDKLEAMTCVCSVGLDMIAVPGDTPTSTLSAIIADEAAIGMINRKTTAVRVIPAPGRKVGDRVVFGGLLGSAPVMAVHHESSEAFIARGGRIPAPIQSMTN; the protein is encoded by the coding sequence ATGTCCATTCAGTTTCAGCCGTCGGAGATCCTCGAGACGATCCGCATGGTGGCCGACGAGAAGTTCGACATCAGGACGATCACCCTGGGGATCTCCCTCCTCGACTGCGCCCACGAGGAGATGGGGCCCTTGTGCGAGCGCGTCTACGAGAAGGTGGTCCGCTCGGCGGAGAATCTCGTCGCCACCGGCGAGGCTCTGGAAGAGGCCTACGGCATTCCCATCGTCAACAAGCGCATCTCCGTCACCCCCATGGCCCTCGTGACGGCGCCCTGTCGGGGAGGCAACCCGGCCGAGGCGGCACGGGCCCTCGACAGGGCCGCTGCGGCCGTCGGCGTCAACTTCATCGGCGGCTTTTCGGCCCTCGTCCAGAAGGGGATGACCGACTCGGACCGGCGCCTCATCGAATCGATCCCCGAGGCCCTGGCGACGACGGAGCGGGTCTGCTCCTCCGTCAACGTGGGCTCCACCAAGGCAGGGATCAACATGGACGCCGTGGCCCTCATGGGGAGGATCATCAAGGAAACGGCCCATCGCACCGCCGACCGGGACGGTCTGGGCTGCGCCAAACTCGTCGTCTTCTGCAACGCCCCCGAGGACAATCCCTTCATGGCCGGCGCCTTCCACGGCACGGGGGAACCGGAGCGCGTCATCAACGTGGGCATCAGCGGCCCCGGCGTCATCCTCAACACGGTGCGCCGCAACCCCGAGATCCGCCTGGGCCTGCTGGCCGACCAGATCAAGCGGACGACTTTCAAGATCACCCGCATGGGCGAGCTCGTCGGACGGGAGGCGGCGCGGCGTCTGCACGTCCCCTTCGGCATCGTCGATCTCTCCCTGGCCCCCACTCCGGCCTGGGGCGACTCGGTGGCCGAGATCCTCGAGGCCATGGGCCTCGATCGGTGCGGCACCCACGGCACGACGGCCGCCCTGGCCCTCCTCAACGACGCCGTCAAGAAGGGCGGCGCCATGGCCACCTCCTACGTGGGAGGCCTGACGGGAGCCTTCATCCCCGTCAGCGAAGACGCCGGCATGATCCGCGCCGTCGAAGAGGGGACTCTCTGTCTCGACAAGCTCGAGGCCATGACCTGCGTCTGCTCCGTGGGACTCGACATGATCGCCGTCCCCGGCGACACGCCGACCTCGACGCTGAGCGCCATCATCGCCGACGAGGCGGCCATCGGCATGATCAACCGCAAGACGACGGCGGTGCGCGTCATTCCCGCCCCGGGGCGGAAAGTGGGCGACCGCGTCGTCTTCGGCGGCCTTCTGGGAAGCGCCCCCGTCATGGCCGTCCACCACGAGAGCTCCGAGGCCTTCATCGCCCGGGGAGGCCGCATCCCCGCGCCGATCCAGTCGATGACGAACTGA
- a CDS encoding amidohydrolase: MERSSLVIAPVALWTGDRARPRGEAILIEEGTVAAVGSLEEVRRHAASRRALWVDGGGATLLPGLTDAHLHLTALSRQRRALSLFEAPSRESLLEKVRERAREIGPGEWIYGVRFDNARWPDSRLPTREELDALRLPNPVLLLRVCAHIHVANGRALEEGGLGAPGRFDDGLLLEDQARPVVEAMKRANPGGKAEAKAIGETMAALAAEGITSVHSCNAASYGLEENLEAYRLLRSRRALPLRICYYSDEPPRGWSKSGDGDEWLRYGGRKFFLDGSLGARTAAMTFPYEDDKAARGRLNWDDEAFRAALGEASAAGLQAQVHAIGDAAIDQFLSALEALGPEGALPGGLRHRLVHVQICREDQRERLRRLDVVCDVQPVFVPSDLAITASRIGESRLPWAYGWKSLLRRGLLLTGSSDAPVEPTNPWRGIWAAVARVDDEGLPRGGWLPEQKLDLDEALELFTVNPARAVGLHHRLGSLRPGMAADLVLLDRDIHRAPEEALKEVRPRLTFVGGRLSHGSLPGWECLPSPGGR, from the coding sequence ATGGAACGATCGAGTCTTGTCATAGCTCCTGTCGCCCTCTGGACGGGCGATCGAGCTCGACCCCGGGGAGAGGCCATCCTCATCGAAGAGGGAACGGTAGCCGCCGTCGGCAGCCTGGAGGAGGTGCGGCGTCACGCCGCGTCACGACGGGCCCTGTGGGTCGACGGGGGAGGTGCCACCCTCCTTCCGGGATTGACGGACGCCCATCTCCACCTGACGGCTCTTTCCCGGCAGAGACGGGCCCTCTCCCTTTTCGAAGCTCCCTCCAGGGAATCCCTTCTCGAAAAAGTGAGGGAGAGGGCCCGGGAGATCGGTCCCGGAGAGTGGATCTACGGCGTCCGTTTCGACAACGCCCGGTGGCCCGACAGCCGTTTGCCGACGAGGGAAGAGCTGGATGCCCTTCGTCTGCCCAACCCCGTTCTTCTCCTTCGCGTCTGTGCTCATATCCACGTCGCCAACGGCAGGGCCCTCGAGGAGGGCGGCCTCGGGGCCCCGGGGCGATTCGACGACGGCCTGCTGCTCGAAGATCAGGCCCGCCCCGTCGTGGAGGCCATGAAGCGGGCGAATCCGGGGGGAAAGGCCGAGGCGAAGGCGATCGGCGAGACGATGGCGGCCCTGGCCGCCGAGGGGATCACCTCCGTCCACAGCTGCAACGCCGCCTCCTACGGCCTGGAGGAGAATCTCGAGGCCTACCGGCTCCTCCGGAGCCGTCGGGCCCTCCCCCTGCGAATCTGCTACTACAGCGACGAGCCCCCCAGGGGATGGTCGAAAAGCGGCGACGGCGACGAATGGCTCCGTTACGGAGGGCGAAAGTTTTTCCTCGACGGTTCGCTGGGGGCCCGCACGGCGGCCATGACCTTCCCGTACGAAGACGACAAAGCCGCCCGAGGCCGTCTCAACTGGGACGACGAGGCCTTTCGCGCGGCACTGGGAGAGGCCTCCGCGGCGGGGCTTCAGGCCCAGGTTCACGCCATCGGCGACGCCGCCATCGATCAGTTCCTCTCCGCTCTCGAGGCACTGGGTCCCGAGGGAGCCCTTCCCGGCGGCCTTCGCCACAGGCTCGTTCACGTTCAGATCTGCAGGGAGGACCAGAGGGAGCGTCTGCGGCGTCTCGACGTCGTCTGCGATGTCCAGCCCGTCTTCGTCCCCAGCGACCTGGCCATCACGGCCTCCCGCATCGGCGAGAGCCGTCTCCCCTGGGCCTACGGCTGGAAGTCCCTTCTCCGTCGGGGGCTTCTCCTGACGGGCTCCAGCGATGCTCCCGTCGAGCCGACGAACCCCTGGAGGGGGATCTGGGCCGCCGTCGCCCGCGTCGACGACGAAGGCCTTCCCCGGGGTGGATGGCTGCCCGAGCAGAAACTCGACCTCGACGAGGCCCTGGAGCTTTTCACCGTCAACCCGGCCAGGGCTGTCGGCCTCCACCATCGTCTGGGTTCCCTGCGGCCCGGCATGGCTGCCGATCTGGTCCTTCTCGACAGGGACATTCACCGCGCTCCCGAGGAGGCGCTGAAAGAGGTCCGTCCCCGCCTCACCTTCGTGGGAGGGCGCCTCAGCCACGGATCTCTCCCCGGCTGGGAGTGCCTTCCCTCTCCGGGCGGAAGGTAG